The Sebastes umbrosus isolate fSebUmb1 chromosome 10, fSebUmb1.pri, whole genome shotgun sequence nucleotide sequence TTTCTCTATTATTTTATAGGTCTTATCGTTTCCTAGAAATAACGACCCAGAAAATGAACTGATATTTCATCTAAAGATTCCTGGAAAGACCAGAGAAGTCATGAGATAAGACCTCACAGAGACTTCTAGTTCTAAGTTATTTCCAGGAGACTTCCTCTAGTTGTGAGGAAATGAGTGTCTCAGTAGTCCATTTCACCAGCAGCTAAAGTAGTCCTCCTCCGTCACATAGAGGACACAAAGACGGGACAGGTCGTAAACAGGAGCTTTATATGGACTGAGAGTGTCTGGCAGCAGCCTGCTTACCTCTGCAGACAGGGACGGAGACAGGAAcgggaccaggaccaggaccagtaACAGACTGCAGGGGACGAACCCGGCCACGACTTTGTTCCGGTCCATCCTGCTGAAGGAACCATCTCCTCCCGCACCTCCCGCACACACCTTCACCCGCCTTCTGACTAGCTGAAGCTGTCCTCTCTGACCGACAACAAAGTGACAGGCAAACACACCGAGAGACACCGGCTGCGGTCTGAGCTCAACTCCAGACATCCAACCCGCCTCGGATCTAAAAATGACGCGCTGTTGGCGAGgaaagactctctctctctctgtctctctctttctctctctgtctatctctgtgtgtctctctctctctgtcctaatctctcgctctctctctctctctctcggtctctctctctctgtgtgtctctctctctctctctgtctctctctgtcagtgcGCAGTAGAGAGGTAGTCTCCCTTTTAAATCAGAGGTGTAACGCCCTCATAGCTTATTATAGCCTTGATATCAATGTCTGACATTAGAGCCTCTGTAAATAATTCATCTTATAATCTTTACAACAGCCTCTGAGAGCCTTCAGGTGCCAGATCATATAGTAATAGATGATGTGACGCACCCTGAGGTGCTTGAGGAGCTGTtgaagcagagcagagctgtCAACAGCAGGAGGTACCCTGCTGAGAATGTAACCTATAGTCACTATAGCCAGGACTCCTGGGACAGCAGTAGGTCTACTAACAGCCTACTGATGGATAAATAATATTAACTAACTAATTAGACCTGCAGTAGGTCTACTCACAGCCTACTGATGGATAAATAAtattaactaactaattaaacctgcagtaggtcTACTGATAGCCTACTGATGGATAAATAAtattaactaactaattaaagcggcagtaggtcTACTGATAGCCTACTGATATTCTACTGAAAGCCTACTGAtggataaataatattaattaactaattaaagctgcaggtCTACTGATAGCCTACTGATGGATAAATAATATTAAGTAACTAATTAGACCTGCAGTAGGTCTGCTGATAGTCTACTGATAGCCTACTGAtggataaataatattaattaactaattaaagctgcagtaggtctACTGATAGCCTACTGATGGATAAATAAtattaactaactaattaaagctgcagtaggtctACTGATAGCCTACTGATGGATAAATAAtattaactaactaattaaacctgcagtaggtcTACTGATAGCCTACTGATGGATAAATAAtattaactaactaattaaacctgcagtaggtcTACTGATAGCCTACTGAATAGATACATAAtattaactaactaattaaacctgcagtaggtcTACTGATAGCCTactgaatagataaataatataaactAACTAATTAAACATGCAGTAGGTCTACTGATAGCCTACTGATGGATAAATAATATTaactaattaaagctgcagtaggtctGCTGATAGCCTACTGATGGATAAATAATATTaactaattaaagctgcagtaggtctACTGATAGCCTACTGATGGATAAATAAtattaactaactaattaaagcggcagtaggtcTACTGATAGTCTACTGATATTCTACTGAAAGCCTACTGATGgataaataatatgaattaaCTAATTAGACCTGCAGTAGGTCTGCTGATAGTCTACTGATAGCCTACTGAtggataataatattaattaactaattaaagctgcagtaggtctACTGATAGCCTACTGATGGATAAATAAtattaactaactaattaaagcggcagtaggttTACTGATAGCCTACTGATGGATAAATAATATGAGTTAACTAATTAAACATGCAGTAGGTCTACTGATAGCCTACTGATGGATAAATAATATTAACTAACTAATTAGACCTGCAGTAGGTCTACTGATAGCCTACTGATGGATAAATAATATTAACTAACTAATTAGACCTGCAGTAGGTCTGCTGATAGCCTACTGATAGTCAACTGATAGCCTACTGATGGATAAATAATATTAACTAACTAATTAGACCTGGCGGAGTCCCAGCAGGCTGGCGGAGTCCCAGCGGGTTGCTGGAGCACTGGGTCTAAActgtgtaacggcagcaacagaaagtttgcaAAAACTTTCACGGGATTCGCTGtccgatgacctatcctaaccttaaataTTCAAGGTTAATGCCGAACCTTAACTATCTCACAACAGTCTCAcaaattgtgggttaccttctagaaacGACCCTCGGTGCAGCTCTACTTCCtggtcctctcatgttggacagaggacagactggacgctacagttACTCACtataagtggtattacaagacaggccggggctagctgttagcatgctagctgttagcatgcTCACTTCACTAGATATCTCAGCTACACAGTACATAGACGTCTTTGacgtcaacactgtaacctcgTCACACTCTGTTGATAATGTGAGTTCATTGTTTTCTCATAGATAGTCTAGAAAGAAACACTCAGTAAAATACAGTAACTTCAATGACTTACTCTTCCTTAAAGTACATATTAATTGTCACTGCTGCTACAGGACATGCTGGCCTTTAAAAACATTATAGGTATCCTATCAAGTAGGATCTACAATCTACACCTCGGAAACAATGGAGGCTCAGAAAGCAACAACAGTGGAGGTCAACATCCTGTCGCTGTAACACTGACCAGTGGAAAGATAAGCAGGGCGAGTCCATCCAGATAGGCAGGATTTCACTGGCTTGTTTTTCCTGGCGACAGCTCACAAACAGATGATTATAAAGCTTGATCTTGATCGTATCATCAAAAGTCTTCAGTGTGCCTCTTGGGGCCGAGGCCTCAGATGCTTCTAGACTAAGGAGATGGATGTCAGAGATAGTAACATGTTCTCAGATCCCACTGAACAACCTCCAACAGCAGCATTTAATGTGACTAAATCCCAACAAGGCATAAACAAGAGGaccaacaaaaacagaaagcacCTCTAGGCACTGAAATGCTTTTCAAAGGCACCCACTAAGTGGCTATTCTAAatataaactcagaaaaaaaagtttggaagtttgtgtttggtgtattatttctctgttgttacaatgctaatggtcattgtattttacatcgttggaaagcctgtttatttaccttcacaatgatgtccagcttgtaaggatcatgtatttatgggatgagcagcacagctgattatgtgggtagtgcccaagtaaaatttgcaccgatggagtaatagcttttggtgggggcagtgtcatgggggagggggggggaggacgGGGTAGGgaggggggaggtgggggggcatctccatcattgaaggccatctcaatgcagtgagatatcgggatgagattctgcagccagtggcgatcccatatcccacaatctgggacctaactccatcctccaagatgacaacactcgcccccacagagccagggttatcacagactacctccacaatgtgggagtagagagaatggaacggcctgccaaaagtccagacctcaacccaattcaacacttgtgggatcagcttgggcgtgctgtacgtgttagagtgaccaacacaaccacgctggctgacctgcaacgaatcctggttgaggaatggaacgccatcccacagcaacgtgtgaccaggttggtgagcAGCatgaggaggtgccaggctgttgtggctgcgtatggatcctccactgctactgaggctcctgaaggtgtattaaatgaataaaatgtaaaatagccaatatgtcttgtttgttccttgttactgatagagagttcaatcatccaatccaccaaacaactcaaaacaagagtcaacaccaacaggagaatgcactgtttaccattgacggagcattttggcaaatttttcttgggcgctacccacataatcagctgtgctgctcatcccataaatacatgatccttacaagttggacatcagtgtgaaggtaaataaacaggctttccaaccatgtaaaatacaatgaccattagcattgtagcaacagagaaataatccaccaaacacaagtttccgaactttttctttccagtttatatattttggagggtatgtatcaaataaatcaaatgtaaagTTTATGAACCAGAGGATGTATCTGTCAATACTGAGCTGCAGCTAGTATTAAGTAGTATGAGTAGTATTAAGTAGTGTAGTATATTGATAGCTATCTTGTGCAGCtccatttttacataattttattcacttattttaaacaATTCAAGTGGTAAACTTGTATTctatttaattgtttaattaatttagtatttatttcacatggttttattactattaccCTTATTATagctttaaattatatttattacatttttaacattgtATTGTCGAGCACTGGTCTCTAATTGATCTCCCTTTTTCAATTGTTTTGTCATTTCTGCTATTTATACGCTCCACACTTGTTCTGTGTTATTTCCTACAGTCATCTGTGGAGCATCTGAACTGCTCTgacctgtatgaaaggtgctaatCATGTAAATGTCTACAGACCTACAATGTGAACATGTTAGACAGAACAGACACATATCTGATAGAAAAGAGAACTTTTCCCTCAAGTTGTTGGACTTGGACAGAAAGAATGGTCCAAATCAAAGCATCAATGACCGAGATATCAgcaacactggatcctacacttcccataatgcaactcaatagcatCTGTCTTCAGCCCCTTCCTGcctcctaaacacacacatctttcaAACTCTAAACCTCCAGTTCTGCTGCAGGTTTTCTGTTACACATTTGTAGACTTCAAGCCCAAACTGAGATGACTAAAGTGATGTCACTGAAGTCCCTCAGAGCTCCTCAGAAGAGGCTGAATAATACTACAGTACACTCtatagtgtgtgtatatatatacacacatatatagactGAAGAGTACTCCCCATGACAAATAAATGGATTTGTAAAATGGTGGAGGGGTTGAATATTACCTTTCCCATCACTCATCATGAGAAGCTGTCAGGGCCTTTAATCCGCTCATTTAAGAGTTCATCTGGTTTGGTTAATTATGAGACGAGTGTTTGAACTGAAGAgatactgtagtactgtagtttaATCAAGGagtggttttattattatacctCTGTTCAACGCTGTCCGTTGTCTGTAGTCTGACCTGTTACCTACTGTAGCCTCACAGCATCGGTTTACTCTCAACGCGGGCTGATGATCATTAGATGCTGGCTTCCACTCAGTGTCTTCACATTCAAACTAATTGATGGTGAGTTCATCATCATGGGGTTTTAAGTCATTTGGATGAGATATGTCTGTAGTCTCCACATAGTCACCTGCAGACACACTATACACAAGGTAACACTGTAAGAGTTACTAGTGTTAGAAGTTAGAAGCTGTTTGCTAGTGATGTTTCATACATGATCTTCCTCAATATGAACAACTCTGAAGACAGACATCTACTTCTGCTTCCATTCTTGGTGTCTGAGACGTGGTGGTGGAAGTATACTGGAGGATGGGACGGGGACTTTTGTCCAGGATGtgctttgttgttattttgaacaaaagtaaaagtttgaAGATTTGGATAAACCCTTTTGATGTATGTAACAACATGACCTTTCCTCTGGTGCCAATCTCAGGACACATATGGTCTCAAAATCCATCCAACTGTTTATCTGTCTGCTGTGTAAATGAACATCTCACGATGCTGCTGGAGAAGATACGGACTTCTAGTTTCTTCATACATAATAATGAGAAACTTGGTGTGAGTGGAGATGAGTGTTAGGAACAGTAGCTGTGGAGGCGTTTCCTCTGCGGTCTCCATGTTTGGGAGGGAGTGATAAGCAGGGGGGGAGAATGGTTCTCTaatgacagacagataaacagaaaaataccaCATTCTGACAATGGTGGGTGCAAAGATAGCACAACTCCTTCCTGTCCTTCAGACAAAACATGAGACCAAATCCACACTTTACAAAATCATTAACAAAATGTTGTTACGTCTGCCAgaaatcatatcatatcatatcatatcatcatAGTCAAAGAAAACAGTCAGAGGGAGGTCGTCAAAAAGGCAGGAAGCTTCcaaagaactttaaacatgcttCTCCAGTCAGTTGAACTTTATGACTGCTGTCTGCATCCAGCTCAGCATACAGACTAGAAGCATACAGACTGGAAGCATACAGACTGGAAGCATACAGACCGGAAGCATACAGACCGGACCGGAAGCATACAGACCGGATCGGAAGCATACAGACCGGACAGGAAGCATAGAGACCTGAAGCATACAGACCGGAAGCATACAGACAGGAAGCATACAGACAGGAAGCATACAGACTGGAAGCATACAGACCGGACCGGAAGCATACAGACCAGAAGCATACAGACAGGAAGCATACAGACCGGACTGGAAGCATACAGACCGGACCGGAAGCATACAGACCGGACCGGAAGCATACAAACCGGACATATGCAGACTGGAAGCATACAGACCGGACCGGAAGCATACAGTCCGGACCGGAATCATACAGACCGGACCGGAAGCATACATACCGGACCGGAAGCATACATACCGGACCGGAAGCATACAGACCGGAAGCATACAGACCGGACCGGAAGCATACAGACCGGACCAGAAGCATACAGACCGGACCAGAAGCATACAGACCTGAAGCATACAGACCGGAAGCATACAGACAGGAAGCATACAGACAGGAAGCATACAGACTGGAAGCATACAGACTGGAAGTATACAGACAGGAAGCATACAGACCGGACCGGAAGCATACAGACAGGAAGCATACAGACAGGAAGCATACAGACAGGAAGCATACAGACCGGACCAGAAGCATACAGACAGGAAGCATACAGACCGGACCGGAAGCATACAGACCGGAAGCATAAAGACCCGGAAGCATACAGACCGGACCGGAAGCATACAGACCGGAAGCATACAGACTGGAAGCATATAGACTGGACCGGAAGCATACAGACCGGACCGGAAGCATACAGACCGGAAGCATACAGACCGGACCGGAAGCAAACAGGCCGGAAGCATAAAGACCCTGAAGCATAGAGACCGGAAGCATAAAGACCGCCTAAAGGCCCCTGTACCCCCttaaagaagactaaaacaggtctactgtggctctcagagggttaagagcCCCTCCTGAAGAAgcctagtctgctctgattggctggagagAACAACATGGTGCATGTGACACAGGAAGGGGAGCCATATCTGATtgacttgttgaatcacatggaAACGGGTTTGGTCGTGTGCGGGTTGGTCGACCCTCCAGATAGCCAGACAGATGGAAACAAGCACTGAAACATCCGTTCTTCATGATGTTTCTGGAGCTGTCTCACCACAGTCAACACTTCATTAGTCCTCTGTAGATCTCATTATGGGAGAATACATTCAACTAAAGGCCTTTTAGTAGTCATGCAGACTTTGGGGGTTTTGTCACTTTACACTGTGAACACTCGACAGACAGCCTTGAATTAGTGTGTCGTATGGAACTGGAGCACAggctgagaaagaaagaaagaaactgatAAATGGTTTGACAGGAAAGAAGAACTGATAGAAACATAAAACTGTTAATCTATCAGTTTAACTTTATTTCACCATCTGTTAACCACCAATCTCAGCTTCCACAGGAATGACGAGACCTTTCAGTGATCCCGGTCAGCTCCCAGCCAGGAGCCATGAATCCATCACTCCATCATCCACTAGTAACATCTCTGCACTGGATAGACACTCTGCTAAATTACACTGCGACTAAATGGAGCCAACTGAGGACACCACGACAAAGttacattatatttacatttactaACCATAAAATGCAGTGTGCTGAGAATACAAAGGCTGTACCATTACAGAATACTAGTCACGTGAACTGATTGAATAACCTTACTGCCTCACATATTGGTGCAGTGCTTTTGTGTTGAAATCATCCTTTTCAGTGCTCTGATCCttcctttatttctctaacATGTCCAGTACGGGGTACTCCTTCACCTGACCAAAGCCTACACATTCCAGGTCCgtacaagtcctgcattaaacAGTGTGGTTCCTAGATCTCAGTGCGCAGGTTGGGAAATCTCTTCAGCAGGGTTGTGGCTTGTTTGGGGTGCAGACGTCCTCCCTGGTGGGTGGTCTGTTCACCTTTATTCTTCATAGCAGCCTGTGAAAGAGGAAGATGATTGGATGGGTGtaattaaacatatatatatatatatatatatatatatattttagggatATACCAATATCGATACCAATATCAGGTATCGGATCCAATACTGTGCTAATGTACTCGTACAacagcaccgataccactttacggcagagtgacgttaacctctcgtcactaTCTTTCAGGTCCTATCGCACTCGCTCACGCTCCActtccccgacggtgcgggcgagacagGCCAGTGGTGTGCCGGACCCCGCTGGGCTGatatcccacctcagccggtgtgtgccggccctcactttcattgctccacggggttttgcttgcaccctctgactcgtgcgtgcgtcagactccttggtccgtgtatcaagacgggtcgggtgggttgccgacatcaccgcagacccctagcgccttttacgtgggccgagccccgcactgaggacagtctgccccgtTGACACTTTGGCTACGGAAGCACCTTCGTCCCGAGCCTtaccaagccgacctagagccggtcgcggcgcaccacctcatatgcgggactccccagcctgccgtgtgtcgctcacaccctccagctggctgttaaagagggtcttttggcacagagaagtactcatatcagtactcggtatcggagagatCAGTTTGGATGACTCGTGCAGCCCAGGTACGCGGCAGAGCGCACAAGGAGCAAGACCCCTGAATGGGAATTAATCAATAtcaaagaacaaagcggtagctgacgggatgacagacaatgtagtgtaacgttatacagacataacaaggatGCTGAATGAGGCATCCGCGAGGAAAACAATAAATTCAGGGTGAcaacttaaaataaaaagatgcaGTGGAACATAATGCAGTCAGGCTCTCAGGAATATAGATTTATGTTACCGCTGCTGAGTCACCACATCATTTACTCTTCTGAGAGGGAAGTAACCTTTAAATACGCATATGGCACAAGCCTTGCTGCATGTAGGCACACTGGTCTATAATCCTGCACGTTTACTTCTTAATATTCTTCTTCTGCCTAAAACTTTGCCGCGCTACTCCTCCCGTAGCGTTGCCAACACCTggacaaaaaatacatcaaaacgtgcGGAATGATTGGGAATGCTGTGCTATGACTTTTCTCAGAGATTCGCTCAGCGGATTCCGAAAAATTAATGAGAAAGAATGGGGAATCAACGTGAAGAGAGCTCAAAAACACTCTTTGAGGCCACACAGATtcgccatactttaacgtaGAAACATGATTCAAAGTTTAAACGGGTCACGAGACTTGAGACTTTACTGGGCCAAATGTGCATTTTGATAGCTGGCATGGTTTTCACAAAATCGCAGTTTacgttttgtgaaattttcagaccagggatgctaattttgaaaaaatgtcttaaccgataactgacCCTTGTTatccgattattaaccgttaaccgacaagatttttgCCTTGCATGCAGCTGCAGTGTAGGAGCTCAACAgactaggggtggaacggttgggttcatatcacggttttcggttcggttcggttcatttatgttacagcgaggaggtcatgttctgatttcaacatgcttttcatttatttggcaaaaataagttaacaaatgtttgccttaacaaaaatatggcttacataaggaacataaacacttcttccttgacaaatcttaattgaaaggtaggtcttctacagtcattagtgcaaacaaaaaaatgcagctttgttattttcatataaatatgatgaaattatAAACTAAGGCCGTACATTGAAGCagaagctcaaccagaactatactaAAAAACGTAGAGCTTTTTATCTCCCACTCATCCAACAGCGGCTCATTGGTCATAATTTTGACTATAACAGTTAAGGCACTCAAACACTGACATATTGTctataagaaaaaataaattacaaaaataaatcacaaatgtctgtaatgtaaatgtaatgttccaTCTTAAGGCTGTTGgtaaatcctcaactgctgcTTGTGCTAGTTTGTACAGGACAGGCACAACAGACTAACATTCACACGTGAAGGCTCACGTTCTTTGACCTTatgctttaattctgtattgtttatgatggagtgaggtcgtatatgcagcgataaacactcttatagcattagataCTACTTTGGCACGGTGTGAATCTGCAGTGAGAGGCAATCTGAATGCTTCGGGGGGGAACGGACTCTCTGTCAAATCTGCTTTTGTTTCGTTCCGCTAATCGACACATTCGGGTGATGCCATcgtaattaaatgtttcaagTGTCCACATATAAACCCGACTTCAGTTGAACAGTGTCGGcgtacagtttgacacaaatcgtTGTCAGTTTAGCTCGACTATCATGAGCTACTGGGCGCTACAGCGCTGCTAACATTCCTGGTGCGCTGCCAAAACTCTCCAGGTAAAACTCACGCTCCAGAGTTTCTGTTCCACGTGTGCAACtagtagacataaacagctgtttgggtaaCGGCGAACTGGAAGGACGTCGCGGACCGAACTGAACGTCCTTACCGAACGTTTCGGGTCAATTACacgaaccgttccacccctacaATAGacagtccccagttcaccgtctgcaagcgttaacttagcagctacgatgctgcgtgtagtgtcgcggacatgcagccactttcccagtaaaagtctccaccacacatttagtttcgtttagcaggttgtcagctgtgtgtctacCCGGATCAACGATAGCAACTGTCCcacagagtgtgtttttgtgctacgttagcatctgtagctctgctggtagctttgTACCACCCGTAGTCACACACGgcgagtttccgacagaccgtgtgtgtgtgttgtcggtggcgttctagctgtgaacttaggtgtagcagacagtgtgtgtacagtttatttgtcggtgaattaatgctacgaggctacaactcctcagctcaagcgagctatagaccgaagccaacttcctgtatctgtaacgctgggtcagactctcttaaggtggactcttaaggtggaccagcttttctcagctttttaattaattattaatatttcttctaaccgttttaaccgatagcgttaatcggttaaaatgcttaatgtcggttaatgttaaacggttaattattaacatccctacacCGGCTGCACGTGTTCTTAATAAAGAAGGTTATGGATAGCCTCCGGCTGCATTGTATTCTTAATAAAGTGAGTCTTCCAGTGAATGTGTCACTTCCCAGTGTGCATTAGAAAAGATGTTTTGGGCGTCACTTCAGGGGCCCTGTAGAACCGTGCATTCCTCTACTCAGCTTATTTATGGACACGTACTGTATGTCATCTTACAGCACAAACCAGTTCATGTGTGAGTTGTTTtgctgtgcatgtgtatgtggaCATACCTGAGTCTTCTCAACACAAGTGTAGAAGGAGTTCATCTCGTTAGAGCACAGACCGTCCACAAAGTTGTTCTGCTTCCAACAGGCCATCAGGACCGACATCTCGGTGATACAGGAGGCCTCTGTGGAGAGAAAGCTTCATGTTTACCCTGAAACACCAGTTTAAGTAAGGACTTACATGTTTACCCTGAAATGCCAGTTTAACTCAGGACTTACATGTTTACCCTGAAACACCAGTTTAAGTCAGGACTTCGATCATTACCAGTGGATCTAAGCTGGTGGTGACGTTAAAGCTGCTGTCTGGTTGATATGTGTTTATACGTGGTCAAAGATATCAAAGATGGGTTTGTCAAGAAATCACACCACTCTGTAACTTTGATGTTTGAAAACAAGCAGACAAGAAGTGATGTCTTTATAGACCAGGAGTATTTTAACACTAAAATGATTCCTAACTAATGTATACATTAATTAGAATACCTACTGTATACATTAGGTCTCCTAATAGTCTCCCAATTAGTCTCCTGACAGAAGAGTCAGCTTCCATCTGATGTTACAGGTTGAATGAGCAGCTACCGGAAGGCACTGGCCCAATTCCAACCaattcccccccaccccaccccaccccccactacctacttccactccgtttgcgttcacgtggagggtccgccatattaagtgccattcCGAACCAATCActggggagtggaagtgggttataaaccCTCCAACAGTGAGCTGCAT carries:
- the chchd1 gene encoding coiled-coil-helix-coiled-coil-helix domain-containing protein 1; protein product: MAAQGGILFQEKVNKLLSRHNGKPALKPNRPLALKDAVANRKLKKGEASCITEMSVLMACWKQNNFVDGLCSNEMNSFYTCVEKTQAAMKNKGEQTTHQGGRLHPKQATTLLKRFPNLRTEI